One genomic region from Xyrauchen texanus isolate HMW12.3.18 chromosome 4, RBS_HiC_50CHRs, whole genome shotgun sequence encodes:
- the LOC127635062 gene encoding phosphatidylserine decarboxylase proenzyme, mitochondrial-like isoform X3: MSDIEIGSWKSLALQCHHGLPMKFRLQFPQLALRRRLGQMSCMSRPTARLRLWPLSFLYYILPFAALKPLAKVGWRPTSRVTIYKSIPTRLLSRAWGRLNQVDLPTWLRKPIYRLYIWTFGVNMKEAAVEDLQHYRNLGEFFRRKLKPQARPVCDSHCVISPADGKILHFGHVKNCEVEQVKGVTYSLETFLGPHTWTESFTVNRNEDDPGTFQDSLVTKEGNELFHCVVYLAPGDYHCFHSPADWRVAHRRHFPGSLMSVNPGVARWIKELFCHNERVVLSGDWTHGFFSLTAVGATNVGSIRIYFDEELRTNNPRYNKGSYNDFSYLTNNNQKGVTMRKGEHLGEFNLGSTIVLLFEAPQNFTFSLQPGQKIHFGEPLGTM; this comes from the exons ATGAGCGATATAGAGATCGGCAGCTGGAAAAGCTTGGCATTGCAGTGCCACCACGGATTGCCAATGAAGTTCAG GTTGCAGTTCCCACAACTGGCCTTACGGCGGCGTCTAGGACAAATGAGCTGCATGTCCCGGCCTACCGCCCGCCTTCGATTATGGCCTCTGTCCTTCCTCTACTACATCCTGCCCTTCGCAGCACTCAAACCTCTTGCCAAAGTGGGCTGGAGGCCAACAAGCAGA GTTACGATCTACAAGTCCATACCCACACGACTGCTGTCCAGAGCGTGGGGTCGGTTGAACCAGGTAGACTTGCCCACCTGGTTACGGAAACCTATCTACAGACTGTATATATGGACGTTTGGAGTCAACATGAAGGAAGCGGCTGTGGAAGATCTACAGCACTACAGAAACCTGGGCGAGTTTTTTAGGCGGAAACTCAAACCTCAGGCCCGTCCAGTGTGCGACTCGCACTGTGTG ATTAGCCCTGCTGATGGCAAGATTCTTCATTTTGGTCATGTGAAGAACTGTGAGGTGGAGCAGGTGAAGGGAGTGACCTACTCCCTGGAGACGTTCCTCGGGCCACATACCTGGACTGAGAGTTTCACCGTTAACAGAA ATGAGGATGACCCTGGCACGTTCCAGGATTCCCTAGTCACTAAGGAGGGGAAtgagttgtttcactgtgtagTGTATCTGGCTCCAGGAGACTACCACTGCTTCCATTCGCCCGCAGACTGGAGGGTGGCACACAGACGACACTTCCCAG GTTCTCTGATGTCTGTAAATCCAGGAGTTGCACGTTGGATTAAGGAACTTTTCTGCCATAATGAGCGTGTGGTCTTGAGCGGGGATTGGACACATGGCTTCTTTTCACTCACAGCTGTAGGAGCCACAAATGTGGGATCAATACGCATCTACTTTGACGAG GAACTACGCACCAACAACCCTCGCTACAACAAAGGCTCTTACAATGACTTCAGCTATTTAACGAACAACAACCAAAAAGGTGTGACGATGAGGAAAGGAGAGCACCTGGGCGAGTTCAACTTGGGCTCTACTATTGTACTGTTATTCGAAGCTCCACAGAATTTTACCTTTAGTTTGCAACCAGGCCAGAAGATCCATTTCGGAGAACCTCTCGGGACAATGTAA
- the LOC127635062 gene encoding phosphatidylserine decarboxylase proenzyme, mitochondrial-like isoform X1 produces the protein MVRCCRSLQSSHTCYNLHRVRVDVRHLRLQGSSAGATGEPSNSTGGPGAPGGSSQLSHRNRFRLQFPQLALRRRLGQMSCMSRPTARLRLWPLSFLYYILPFAALKPLAKVGWRPTSRVTIYKSIPTRLLSRAWGRLNQVDLPTWLRKPIYRLYIWTFGVNMKEAAVEDLQHYRNLGEFFRRKLKPQARPVCDSHCVISPADGKILHFGHVKNCEVEQVKGVTYSLETFLGPHTWTESFTVNRNEDDPGTFQDSLVTKEGNELFHCVVYLAPGDYHCFHSPADWRVAHRRHFPGSLMSVNPGVARWIKELFCHNERVVLSGDWTHGFFSLTAVGATNVGSIRIYFDEELRTNNPRYNKGSYNDFSYLTNNNQKGVTMRKGEHLGEFNLGSTIVLLFEAPQNFTFSLQPGQKIHFGEPLGTM, from the exons ATGGTGAGATGCTGCAGGTCTTTGCAGAGCTCTCACACTTGCTACAATCTACACAGAGTCAGGGTTGATGTGCGGCACCTCCGACTACAGGGCTCCTCAGCGGGAGCGACAGGGGAGCCCTCAAACAGCACTGGAGGCCCTGGAGCCCCTGGGGGCTCGTCTCAACTCAGCCACCGGAATCGATTCAG GTTGCAGTTCCCACAACTGGCCTTACGGCGGCGTCTAGGACAAATGAGCTGCATGTCCCGGCCTACCGCCCGCCTTCGATTATGGCCTCTGTCCTTCCTCTACTACATCCTGCCCTTCGCAGCACTCAAACCTCTTGCCAAAGTGGGCTGGAGGCCAACAAGCAGA GTTACGATCTACAAGTCCATACCCACACGACTGCTGTCCAGAGCGTGGGGTCGGTTGAACCAGGTAGACTTGCCCACCTGGTTACGGAAACCTATCTACAGACTGTATATATGGACGTTTGGAGTCAACATGAAGGAAGCGGCTGTGGAAGATCTACAGCACTACAGAAACCTGGGCGAGTTTTTTAGGCGGAAACTCAAACCTCAGGCCCGTCCAGTGTGCGACTCGCACTGTGTG ATTAGCCCTGCTGATGGCAAGATTCTTCATTTTGGTCATGTGAAGAACTGTGAGGTGGAGCAGGTGAAGGGAGTGACCTACTCCCTGGAGACGTTCCTCGGGCCACATACCTGGACTGAGAGTTTCACCGTTAACAGAA ATGAGGATGACCCTGGCACGTTCCAGGATTCCCTAGTCACTAAGGAGGGGAAtgagttgtttcactgtgtagTGTATCTGGCTCCAGGAGACTACCACTGCTTCCATTCGCCCGCAGACTGGAGGGTGGCACACAGACGACACTTCCCAG GTTCTCTGATGTCTGTAAATCCAGGAGTTGCACGTTGGATTAAGGAACTTTTCTGCCATAATGAGCGTGTGGTCTTGAGCGGGGATTGGACACATGGCTTCTTTTCACTCACAGCTGTAGGAGCCACAAATGTGGGATCAATACGCATCTACTTTGACGAG GAACTACGCACCAACAACCCTCGCTACAACAAAGGCTCTTACAATGACTTCAGCTATTTAACGAACAACAACCAAAAAGGTGTGACGATGAGGAAAGGAGAGCACCTGGGCGAGTTCAACTTGGGCTCTACTATTGTACTGTTATTCGAAGCTCCACAGAATTTTACCTTTAGTTTGCAACCAGGCCAGAAGATCCATTTCGGAGAACCTCTCGGGACAATGTAA
- the LOC127635062 gene encoding phosphatidylserine decarboxylase proenzyme, mitochondrial-like isoform X4 — translation MSCMSRPTARLRLWPLSFLYYILPFAALKPLAKVGWRPTSRVTIYKSIPTRLLSRAWGRLNQVDLPTWLRKPIYRLYIWTFGVNMKEAAVEDLQHYRNLGEFFRRKLKPQARPVCDSHCVISPADGKILHFGHVKNCEVEQVKGVTYSLETFLGPHTWTESFTVNRNEDDPGTFQDSLVTKEGNELFHCVVYLAPGDYHCFHSPADWRVAHRRHFPGSLMSVNPGVARWIKELFCHNERVVLSGDWTHGFFSLTAVGATNVGSIRIYFDEELRTNNPRYNKGSYNDFSYLTNNNQKGVTMRKGEHLGEFNLGSTIVLLFEAPQNFTFSLQPGQKIHFGEPLGTM, via the exons ATGAGCTGCATGTCCCGGCCTACCGCCCGCCTTCGATTATGGCCTCTGTCCTTCCTCTACTACATCCTGCCCTTCGCAGCACTCAAACCTCTTGCCAAAGTGGGCTGGAGGCCAACAAGCAGA GTTACGATCTACAAGTCCATACCCACACGACTGCTGTCCAGAGCGTGGGGTCGGTTGAACCAGGTAGACTTGCCCACCTGGTTACGGAAACCTATCTACAGACTGTATATATGGACGTTTGGAGTCAACATGAAGGAAGCGGCTGTGGAAGATCTACAGCACTACAGAAACCTGGGCGAGTTTTTTAGGCGGAAACTCAAACCTCAGGCCCGTCCAGTGTGCGACTCGCACTGTGTG ATTAGCCCTGCTGATGGCAAGATTCTTCATTTTGGTCATGTGAAGAACTGTGAGGTGGAGCAGGTGAAGGGAGTGACCTACTCCCTGGAGACGTTCCTCGGGCCACATACCTGGACTGAGAGTTTCACCGTTAACAGAA ATGAGGATGACCCTGGCACGTTCCAGGATTCCCTAGTCACTAAGGAGGGGAAtgagttgtttcactgtgtagTGTATCTGGCTCCAGGAGACTACCACTGCTTCCATTCGCCCGCAGACTGGAGGGTGGCACACAGACGACACTTCCCAG GTTCTCTGATGTCTGTAAATCCAGGAGTTGCACGTTGGATTAAGGAACTTTTCTGCCATAATGAGCGTGTGGTCTTGAGCGGGGATTGGACACATGGCTTCTTTTCACTCACAGCTGTAGGAGCCACAAATGTGGGATCAATACGCATCTACTTTGACGAG GAACTACGCACCAACAACCCTCGCTACAACAAAGGCTCTTACAATGACTTCAGCTATTTAACGAACAACAACCAAAAAGGTGTGACGATGAGGAAAGGAGAGCACCTGGGCGAGTTCAACTTGGGCTCTACTATTGTACTGTTATTCGAAGCTCCACAGAATTTTACCTTTAGTTTGCAACCAGGCCAGAAGATCCATTTCGGAGAACCTCTCGGGACAATGTAA